Proteins encoded within one genomic window of Alosa alosa isolate M-15738 ecotype Scorff River chromosome 24, AALO_Geno_1.1, whole genome shotgun sequence:
- the tada2b gene encoding LOW QUALITY PROTEIN: transcriptional adapter 2-beta (The sequence of the model RefSeq protein was modified relative to this genomic sequence to represent the inferred CDS: inserted 2 bases in 1 codon), with product MADLGKKYCVNCLADVTNLRLRCTDCQDIELCPDCFSAGAEIGNHRRWHGYQLVDGGHFTLWGPEAEGGWTSREEQSLLDAIEQYGFGNWEDMTAPGRTPQEAMDHYVTMYIHGNLGKACIPDNIPNRVTDHTCPSGGPLSPSLTTPLPPLDISVAEQQQLGYMPLRDDYEIEYDQEAEKLISGLSVNYDDEDVEIEMKRAHVDMYVRRLRERQRRKNIARDYNLVPSFLGRDKRDKERDGRPGSGLAGVGVGGGGTGTGAGGGAGGGGVVGVVGGLGAAPLGAGGASTGTVVPSAAVAPKRKITKEEKEQRVKLRPLCQLMAHREFEEFFENLHKERVLRAKVRELQRYRRNGITRLDESAEYEAARHKREKRKENKSXSQSGSSGGGGGGQGGGGGGGGGGGGGGGGGGTCPGAGGIKEEGKDGEFSAIENLTGFELLSDREKVLCNSLNLTPGRYLTVKTIIIKDHLQKRQGIPSKSRLPSYLDKVLKKRILSFLTESGWISRDAS from the exons ATGGCCGACCTGGGGAAGAAGTATTGCGTGAACTGCCTAGCAGACGTTACAAATCTGCGGCTTCGCTGTACCGATTGCCAGGATATAGAACTTTGTCCGGACTGTTTCTCTGCAGGCGCCGAAATTGGTAATCACCGCCGATGGCACGGCTACCAGTTAGTAGATGGCGGGCACTTTACCCTGTGGGGTCCCGAAGCGGAGGGAGGATGGACGAGCAGGGAAGAGCAGTCGCTACTCGATGCGATCGAGCAGTATGGCTTTGGAAACTGG GAGGATATGACTGCCCCAGGCAGGACCCCTCAGGAGGCCATGGACCACTATGTTACCATGTACATTCATGGCAACCTCGGGAAGGCTTGCATACCTGACAACATCCCCAACCGTGTGACTGACCACACCTGCCCAAGTGGCGGTCCGCTGTCCCCAAGCCTAACCACCCCACTGCCCCCGCTGGACATCTCTGTTgctgagcagcagcagctgggcTACATGCCGCTGCGGGACGACTATGAGATCGAGTACGACCAGGAGGCGGAGAAGCTGATCAGCGGCCTGTCGGTCAACTACGACGACGAGGACGTGGAGATTGAGATGAAGCGGGCGCACGTGGACATGTACGTGCGCCGGCTCCGAGAGCGCCAGCGCCGCAAGAACATCGCCCGCGACTACAACCTGGTGCCCTCCTTCCTGGGCCGGGACAAGCGGGACAAGGAGCGGGACGGGCGCCCCGGCTCGGGGTTAGCAGGCGTCGGGGTCGGGGGGGGTGGCACAGGGACAGGGGCTGGTGgcggagcaggaggaggaggagtagtggGGGTGGTAGGCGGACTGGGGGCCGCTCCCTTGGGAGCGGGGGGTGCTTCCACGGGCACGGTGGTTCCATCGGCGGCTGTAGCGCCCAAGCGGAAGATCAccaaggaggagaaggagcagCGGGTAAAGCTTCGCCCGCTCTGCCAGCTGATGGCGCACCGCGAGTTCGAGGAGTTCTTCGAGAACCTGCACAAGGAGCGTGTGCTGCGCGCCAAGGTGCGCGAGCTGCAGCGCTACCGCCGCAATGGCATCACGCGCCTTGACGAGTCGGCCGAGTACGAGGCCGCCCGGCACAAGCGCGAGAAGCGCAAGGAGAACAAGAG GAGCCAAAGCGGTAGCAgtggcggaggaggaggtggccagggagggggcgggggaggcggaggtggaggcggaggtggaggaggaggaggcggcacGTGTCCCGGAGCGGGCGGCATCAAGGAGGAGGGCAAGGACGGCGAGTTCTCAGCCATCGAGAACCTGACAGGCTTCGAATTGCTGTCTGACCGCGAGAAGGTGCTCTGCAACTCGCTCAACCTCACCCCAGGGCGCTACCTGACTGTCAAGACTATCATCATCAAGGACCACCTGCAGAAGAGGCAGGGGATCCCTTCCAAGAGCCGCCTGCCCAGCTACCTGGACAAAGTGCTAAAAAAGCGCATTCTGAGCTTCCTTACGGAAAGTGGCTGGATATCCCGGGatgcatcctaa
- the grpel1 gene encoding grpE protein homolog 1, mitochondrial, whose protein sequence is MASWCVRAVRQSYTIVASPSLVRASPRLLCTAAHQKSPGSGSEEESGAQKPELSPAEKALTEEKVQLEEQVKELTDKYKRALADTENLRHRSQKMVDDAKLYGIQGFCKDLLEVADILEKATECVPKEEVTSQNPHLKNLYDGLVMTEVQMQKVFTKHGLVKLNPDGQKFDPYEHEALFQAPVAGKEPGTVAAVTKVGYKLHGRTLRPALVGVVKAP, encoded by the exons ATGGCGAGCTGGTGTGTACGTGCTGTAAGACAGAGCTACACTATTGTAGCATCTCCTTCACTGGTCAG GGCGTCTCCAAGGCTACTATGCACAGCAGCCCACCAGAAAAGTCCGGGCTCTGGctcagaggaagagagtggagCACAGAAGCCTGAGCTGAGTCCTGCCGAAAAGGCTCTGACCGAGGAGAAGGTACAACTGGAGGAGCAAGTCAAAGAACTCACA GACAAATACAAGCGGGCACTGGCAGACACAGAGAACCTTAGACATAGGAGTCAGAAGATGGTGGACGATGCAAAGTTGTACG GCATCCAGGGCTTCTGTAAAGATCTTCTAGAGGTGGCAGACATCTTGGAGAAGGCAACAGAGTGTGTGCCTAAGGAGGAGGTCACATCACAGAACCCTCACTTGAAGAACCTGTACGATGGGCTGGTCATGACCGAGGTCCAGATGCAGAAGGTCTTCACCAAACATGGCTTGGTCAAGCTCAACCCTGACGGCCAGAAGTTCGACCCCTACGAGCACGAAGCTCTCTTCCAAGCACCTGTCGCGGGCAAGGAGCCAGGCACTGTTGCGGCGGTCACCAAAGTTGGTTACAAGCTGCATGGACGCACCCTCCGACCAGCTTTGGTGGGCGTGGTCAAGGCTCCCTAG